The genomic segment ACCCGGTCGACGACACGACCGAACTGCGGCAACGACTCGGCATCCAACTCCAGAGCAGCGAACTGCCCGACCGCCTCCGCGTCGCCGAGGCACTGCACCTGTACGCGTCCTTCTACCGCGATCCTGCCGATCCCGACGAACTGCTGAAGCTGCTCGGGCTGACCGAACGACGCGACGTCGCGTTCCACAAGCTCTCCGGTGGGCAGAAGCAACGGGTCTCCATCGCCCTGGCCCTCATCGGCACACCCGAGCTCGTGATCTTCGACGAGCTGACCACGGGCCTGGACCCCCACGCGCGGCGAGACGTCTGGGGCCTCGTCGAACGGATCCGCGACCGTGGGGTGACCGTCGTGCTGGTGACGCACTTCATGGAGGAGGCGGAACGGCTGTGCGACCGCCTGACGATCATCGACTCGGGCCGGGTGATCGCCACCGACACTCCGGCCGGGCTCGTGGCCGCGGCGAAGACCGGGCAGGTCCTCCGGTTCCGCCTCTCCGAGCTGTTCGACCTCGCGCTGCTCGAGGCTCTGCCGGAGGTGCACTCCGTGGAACACGACGGTACCGAACGCCTCGTCGTCACCGGCACCACCGAGGTACTGCACGCGGTCACGGCCCTGCTCGCCCGACACCAGGTCATCGCTCACGAACTCCGCGTTGACCAGACCACTTTGGACGACGTCTTCGTCTCGCTCACGGGCCGGACGTTGCAGCACGTCGAGGAAGGCTGACCCATCATGTCGAGTCCCCGCTCCGCCCTTCGAGCGCTGACGGTCGTCGAGGCGAGACTGTTCCTGCGCGACCCGGCCGCGTCCCTCATGACGCTCGGCCTCCCGCTCGGGATCCTGTTCGTGTTCGGAATCATGCCGTGGGCCCGCGAAGCCAACGCCGACTTCGGTGGGCAGGCGATGCTGTCGGTCTTCGTCGCACCGCTGTCGGTGACGCTGCTGATCGGCATGCTCGGCCTGTCCCTCTTCCCCGTGATCCTCGCGAGCTACCGGGAGAAGGGCGTGCTGCGCCGCATGCAGGGCAGTCCGGTGTCCCCGGCGACGGTGCTGACGGCTCAGCTGACGGTCTACCTCGGCATCGGGGCGATCACCGTCGTCGTCCTGATGGGTCTGGGCATTCCCGTGCTCGGCATCGAGGTCCCCGCCAACATCCCCGCGGTCCTGGTGGTGCTGGTCCTCGGCACCGCCGCGCTGTTCTCCCTCGGGCTGCTCGTCGGAGCACTCGCGCCCAGCAGCAAGGCCGCGAACGGCATCGCCATGGCGGCGTTCTTCCCCATGCTCGCGCTCGGCGGCGTGTGGGTTCCGGCGGAGATGCTGCCGTCGGCCCTCCAGTGGGCGGCCGAGGCCCTGCCGATGGGAGCCATGTTCAACTCCCTGCGCTCCGCATGGGCCGGCGACTGGCCCGGCTGGCTCCCCGTCACCTCGCTCGTCGTCTCCACGACGGTGTGCCTCGGGATCGCGACACGAAGGTTCCGCTGGCAGTGAGGGAACCACCACCCAGGGCTGCGGCGGTGGGCGATAATCGCGCGATGATCCCGCGTCGCGAGCCGCCGCCGTCGGCCTTCCTCCTTCCCCTCAGGGACGACGCACGGCTCGGGGCACGCATCGAATGCCTGTTGCCACTCCTTCTCCTGGGTGTCGCGGCCGTGGTGAGCGTCGCGAACCCGCAGCACAGCCCTGAGCAGCGGTGGCAGGTGATCGCCTACACGCTCGTGAGCGCCGCCGTCATCGTCTTCACCGACACGGCGCCTCCGCCGTGGTGGCGTACCCGGTGGTGGCGGGTCGGTGCTTTCCTGGCGCTGCTCGGCTGTGCCAGTGTGCTCACCCTGCTCGACCCGGTCTTCACGGTGTTCACGATCGCGGCGTTCTTCCGCGCTCTGATTCTGCGCCCCAAGAGCGTCATGCTGGCGGGACTCGCCGTGACGTCAGCGCTCATCCACAGCCTCCCCGGAGGTGGGCCGCTGGTGGCGCTGCAGACGTGGCCGTACACCTACCTCGTCATCGTCGTCGTGCAGACCGCCGCCGTCGCCTCCGGAGTGTTGCTCTCCGAGCGTCTGGTCGCGCAGAGCGAGGAACGCCGGGCACTGGTCGCCGAACTCCGCGCGGCGATGGAGGAGAACGCGGGACTGCACCAGCAACTGCTCGTCCAGGCACGGGAGTCGGGCATGCTCGACGAACGACAGCGGCTCAGCCGGGAGATCCACGACACCCTCGCGCAGGGGCTCGCGGGCATCATCACCCAGCTCACGGCCGCTCGACAGGCCGGTACCGCCGCCGAGGAGGCGGCGCGGAGAGTGGACACGGCACTCGCGCTCGCCCGGGAGAACCTGCACCAGGCCCGGCGAGCCGTCCACGCCCTCACGCCGGGAGAACTCGACGGCAGCGGTCTGTGCGACGCGCTCGCCGCCGTCACCACGCGCTGGGCCGAGCGGAGCGGCATCGCGGCCGAGTTCTCGACGAGCGGAACCGTTCGCGCGCTGCATCCCGAGATCGAGGCCACTCTGCTGCGCGTGACGCAGGAGGCACTCGCGAACGTCGCCAAGCACGCGCGGGCTTCCCGCACCGTCGTCACGGTCACCTACCTGCCCGATCAGGTCGCGCTGGACATCCGCGA from the Saccharomonospora azurea NA-128 genome contains:
- a CDS encoding ABC transporter ATP-binding protein — protein: MTDATVLEVRNLHKRYGDTVAVDDVSFTVDKGEIFGIVGPNGAGKTTTVECVEGLRVPDRGTVRVLGLDPVDDTTELRQRLGIQLQSSELPDRLRVAEALHLYASFYRDPADPDELLKLLGLTERRDVAFHKLSGGQKQRVSIALALIGTPELVIFDELTTGLDPHARRDVWGLVERIRDRGVTVVLVTHFMEEAERLCDRLTIIDSGRVIATDTPAGLVAAAKTGQVLRFRLSELFDLALLEALPEVHSVEHDGTERLVVTGTTEVLHAVTALLARHQVIAHELRVDQTTLDDVFVSLTGRTLQHVEEG
- a CDS encoding ABC transporter permease; amino-acid sequence: MSSPRSALRALTVVEARLFLRDPAASLMTLGLPLGILFVFGIMPWAREANADFGGQAMLSVFVAPLSVTLLIGMLGLSLFPVILASYREKGVLRRMQGSPVSPATVLTAQLTVYLGIGAITVVVLMGLGIPVLGIEVPANIPAVLVVLVLGTAALFSLGLLVGALAPSSKAANGIAMAAFFPMLALGGVWVPAEMLPSALQWAAEALPMGAMFNSLRSAWAGDWPGWLPVTSLVVSTTVCLGIATRRFRWQ
- a CDS encoding sensor histidine kinase, which codes for MIPRREPPPSAFLLPLRDDARLGARIECLLPLLLLGVAAVVSVANPQHSPEQRWQVIAYTLVSAAVIVFTDTAPPPWWRTRWWRVGAFLALLGCASVLTLLDPVFTVFTIAAFFRALILRPKSVMLAGLAVTSALIHSLPGGGPLVALQTWPYTYLVIVVVQTAAVASGVLLSERLVAQSEERRALVAELRAAMEENAGLHQQLLVQARESGMLDERQRLSREIHDTLAQGLAGIITQLTAARQAGTAAEEAARRVDTALALARENLHQARRAVHALTPGELDGSGLCDALAAVTTRWAERSGIAAEFSTSGTVRALHPEIEATLLRVTQEALANVAKHARASRTVVTVTYLPDQVALDIRDDGVGFDDDPVTRADDDSWSNGYGIPGMRHRVQRIAGHFVVESERGAGTAISATVPAVAAMAEA